A stretch of Miscanthus floridulus cultivar M001 chromosome 13, ASM1932011v1, whole genome shotgun sequence DNA encodes these proteins:
- the LOC136499574 gene encoding uncharacterized protein — MVKISSTSASFLLITCYGPANDRRKDEFLAELQAVKPLTAVPWMIIGHFNIIYQASDKSNLNLNRRLMGKFRRALDECELMEITLQNRRYTWSNERENPTLVRLDRVFCNSEWEMTFPNFALSALATGASDHCPLILTRQDRAARKAMFKFENHWLKIDGFQGVVQAAWNKPQLGSAHTVLRKKLAETARALRSWSKPLFSNARL; from the coding sequence ATGGTCAAAATATCATCCACCAGTGCTTCTTTCTTATTGATAACATGTTATGGCCCAGCAAATGATAGGAGAAAGGATGAATTCCTAGCTGAATTGCAAGCTGTCAAGCCGCTCACTGCTGTGCCGTGGATGATTATAGGACATTTCAACATCATATACCAAGCAAGTGACAAGAGCAACTTAAATCTGAACAGAAGGTTAATGGGAAAGTTTAGGAGAGCTTTGGACGAATGTGAGCTCATGGAGATAACGCTGCAGAATAGGAGATACACATGGTCAAATGAAAGGGAAAACCCAACCTTGGTGCGGTTGGACAGAGTTTTCTGCAACTCCGAGTGGGAAATGACGTTCCCAAACTTCGCACTTAGCGCGTTGGCGACTGGTGCCTCGGATCACTGTCCCCTCATCCTCACCCGCCAAGACCGAGCAGCAAGGAAGGCGATGTTCAAATTCGAAAATCATTGGCTGAAGATCGATGGCTTCCAAGGGGTGGTGCAGGCGGCCTGGAACAAGCCACAGCTTGGATCGGCGCACACCGTGCTGAGAAAGAAACTGGCAGAGACTGCACGGGCACTGCGTAGTTGGAGCAAACCACTATTCAGTAACGCACGCCTGTAG
- the LOC136499575 gene encoding uncharacterized protein has translation MFTNQYIPAAPPGPAPAPRRPAPASSMPCHAARPYPAAPSRRHPGPAPPRCRPRARPLAAVPSPCPLPRLVGEEEEGEEGGRKRGKKEKEKEKERRRRKRRQPTHPRCPAILRMDNREWMYTGYASKSHEWVRGTGHFLEHAFGRATKGLSRMSCPCSKCKNTKRKRKSQVVRDLYKHRFVANYTRWIYHGEGDRIREEVLRPRLEEYDGDAGMADMMADFHDAQFIKGLEEEDLEETAKAFLAVLDSTQKPLHEKTMVSQLDAISRLIALKSQLSLSQDGFDAMLIVLGKLLPEGHILPTNTYESQRLLHALKMPYEPIHACSNGCVLFRGDHEKATHYPKCKASRFVEVDGSDGKKKQSKIPEKVLRYLPFLPRIQRLYMTEESAKQMTWHKNGKRYSPDKMIHPSDGDAWKHFDDMHPGKAMEAQNVRVALATDGFNPFGMIAAPYTCWPVFVIPLNLPPGVIFEPRNVFLSLIIPGHLGNNMGVFMQPVWDELQDAWEKGAWCVHGKFPCPTCKAAVMFTWLNKGGKYSSFDKHHQFLPDNHEFKRDIKHFTKGVEVTDPIPHIMGGAEVLAEIEVLQIDEVKDGFIGYGTEHM, from the exons ATGTTCACAAACCAGTACATCCCCGCCGCGCCGCCCGGCCCTGCCCCAGCGCCGCGCCGCCCGGCCCCGGCCTCGTCCATGCCCTGCCACGCCGCCCGGCCCTACCCCGCCGCGCCGTCGCGTCGCCACCCCGGTCCGGCCCCGCCGCGCTGCCGCCCCCGGGCCCGGCCCCTTGCCGCCGTCCCCAGCCCCTGCCCCTTGCCCCGACTGgtcggagaagaggaggaaggagaggaaggaggaaggaagagggggaagaaggagaaggagaaggagaaggagaggaggaggaggaagcgccGCCAACCAACCCATCCTCGATGCCCAGCCATCCTC aggatggataaccgtgagtggatgtacacgggctatgcAAGTAAGAGCCATGAATGGGTTAGGGGGACCGGTCatttcctggagcatgcatttggcaggGCTACTAAAGGGTTGAGTCGGATgtcgtgtccctgcagcaaatgtaagAACACGAAAAGAAAACGAAAGAGTCAGGTGGTGAGAGATCTTTACAAGCACAGATTCGTTgcaaactatacccgctggatctaccatggtgaaggcgatcgtattagagaggaggtgctgagaccacgcctcgaggagTATGATGGAGATGCCGGGATGGCAGACATGATGGCAGACTTTCACGATGCACAGTTCATTAAAGGATTGGAGGAGGAGGATCTAGAggaaaccgcaaaggcgttcttaGCCGTGTTGGATTCGacacagaagccccttcacgagaAGACAATGGTTTCACAACTGGATGCCATTTCACGCCTAATAGCGTTGAAGTCACAATTGAGCCTGAGTCAAGACGGCTTCGATGCCATGTTGATAGTTTTGGGCAAattgcttccggagggtcacatcCTACCGACGAACACGTACGAGTCACAGAgactccttcatgcacttaagatgccgtatgagccgATCCATGCTTGTTCGaacgggtgcgtcctatttaggggagaccacgagaaagcaacgcactatccaaagtgcaaagcctctaggtttgtggaggtagatggtagtgatggcaagaagaaacagTCTAAGATCCCCgagaaggtcctacggtaccttcctttcctaccgaggatccaacgactgtacatgacagaggagtccgcgaaacaaatgacatggcacaagaatggcaaaagatacagtcctgataagatgatacacccatcggATGGTGACGCATGGAAGCACTTCGATGACATGCATCCTGGCAAAGCTATGGAGGCTCAGAATGTAcgtgtagcgctggcaacagatgggttcaacccgtttggaatgatagcggccccgtacacttgttggcccgtttTCGTGATCCCCCTCAACCTTCCCCCCGGCGTCATTTTTGAACCCAGGAACGTGTTCTTGTCGCTGATAATACCTGGACACCTGGgcaacaatatgggtgtgttcatgcagcCAGTGTGGGATGAATTGCAagatgcttgggaaaaggg cgcgtggtgtgttcacgggaagttcccttgcCCAACATGCAAGGCAGCTGTGATGTTCACCTGGCTGaacaagggtggcaagtattcttcgttcgacaaacatcatcAATTCCTGCCTGACAACCATGAATTCAAAAGAGACATCAagcacttcacgaaaggtgttgaAGTCACCGACCCCATTCCTCATATTATGGGCGGTGCCGAGGTCCTTGCCGAGATAGAGGTTCTCCAAATTGATGAAGTCAAGGatggttttattggatatggtaCCGAACACATGTAG